Proteins encoded by one window of Kribbella flavida DSM 17836:
- a CDS encoding GNAT family N-acetyltransferase, with the protein MRDAEDADWPAILPFFREIVSAGETYAYDPELTDEQARSLWMTPSGAPQSRTTVAVDADGTVLGSANMYPNRPGPGAHVASASFMVAAAARGRGVGRALCQDMIDWAGREGFRAIQFNAVVETNTVAVKLWQSLGFRVIGTVPEAFHHPTHGYVGLHVMHRPL; encoded by the coding sequence GTGAGGGACGCCGAGGACGCGGACTGGCCGGCCATCCTGCCCTTCTTCCGCGAGATCGTGTCGGCCGGCGAGACCTACGCCTACGACCCGGAGCTGACCGACGAGCAGGCCAGGTCGCTCTGGATGACGCCGTCCGGTGCGCCGCAGAGCCGGACCACGGTCGCGGTCGATGCCGACGGCACCGTTCTCGGCAGCGCCAACATGTACCCGAACCGCCCCGGCCCCGGCGCCCACGTCGCCAGCGCCAGCTTCATGGTCGCTGCCGCCGCCCGCGGCCGAGGAGTCGGCCGCGCCCTCTGCCAGGACATGATCGACTGGGCCGGCCGCGAAGGCTTCCGCGCCATCCAGTTCAACGCCGTCGTCGAAACCAACACCGTCGCCGTCAAGCTCTGGCAGTCCCTGGGCTTCCGCGTCATCGGCACCGTGCCCGAAGCCTTCCACCACCCGACGCACGGTTACGTCGGCCTCCACGTCATGCACCGGCCCCTCTGA
- a CDS encoding SCO6745 family protein codes for MQESRARRMWRVLEPYHAITYFAPDTRRATDALGLRGGWMSYFACRAAPLGPVGPELVTAVFYTFHPSMVARAIPDAWTHASPAQLVTTRLGAVDRALHRLLPYLASPARRTPPEPPVPSTPDAEASPRTEAEPQGRRSPGEVEAWVKRAAEVARRAADLAPTAGRPMAAANAALEWADEPHLVLWQAATILRESRGDGHVSALVNAGLSPCQACLTISATGGPSKEVFQLNRRWSDDEWTEAAEDLRTRGLLDADGALTERGHAVRQQVEDTTDRLAEQGWKALGHDKAEELDRLVRPISSKLMTSGFIPPDNPMALRWPTSELT; via the coding sequence ATGCAGGAGTCACGCGCGCGCAGGATGTGGCGGGTCCTCGAGCCGTACCACGCGATCACCTACTTCGCCCCGGACACCAGGCGGGCCACCGACGCGCTGGGGCTGCGCGGCGGCTGGATGAGCTACTTCGCCTGCCGCGCCGCTCCCCTCGGCCCCGTCGGCCCCGAGCTGGTCACCGCCGTCTTCTACACCTTCCACCCGAGCATGGTCGCCCGAGCGATCCCCGACGCCTGGACCCATGCATCCCCCGCCCAACTCGTCACCACCCGCCTGGGAGCCGTCGACAGGGCCCTGCACCGTCTCCTCCCGTACCTGGCATCACCAGCGCGCCGTACGCCGCCTGAGCCCCCGGTTCCTTCCACGCCGGACGCGGAGGCTTCCCCCAGGACGGAGGCGGAACCTCAGGGGAGGCGGAGTCCGGGTGAGGTCGAGGCGTGGGTGAAGCGCGCCGCGGAGGTGGCTCGGCGGGCGGCTGACCTCGCGCCGACCGCGGGTCGGCCGATGGCGGCGGCGAACGCGGCGCTGGAGTGGGCGGACGAGCCACACCTGGTGCTGTGGCAGGCGGCGACGATCTTGCGGGAGTCGCGGGGTGACGGGCATGTGAGCGCCTTGGTGAACGCCGGGCTGAGCCCGTGCCAGGCATGCCTGACGATCTCTGCGACAGGTGGGCCGTCGAAGGAGGTCTTCCAGCTGAACCGCCGGTGGAGCGACGACGAGTGGACCGAAGCCGCCGAGGACCTTCGAACGCGCGGGCTGCTGGACGCCGACGGCGCGCTGACCGAGCGCGGGCACGCAGTACGTCAGCAGGTCGAGGACACGACCGACCGCCTCGCCGAGCAGGGCTGGAAGGCACTCGGTCACGACAAGGCCGAGGAGCTCGACCGGTTGGTCCGGCCGATCAGCAGCAAGCTGATGACCTCAGGCTTCATCCCACCCGACAACCCCATGGCCCTCCGCTGGCCCACCTCCGAACTGACCTGA
- a CDS encoding DMT family transporter: MTAAPTSRNGITLLVLAGVLWGTGGLAGSILASSTGLTPVAVAEYRLLTGGALITGYALVTRRLAGAPRGPEALFRIATVGLLLACFQAAYFAAVAATSVGLATLTTMVAVPILITAGTALLDRRRPARRAVISLVVALAGLVLLIGTPTAGAHRLAGTGLALLAAAGFAALSLDRREALPGLDRISTIGLGFLAGGLLLLPVALTVGMSIPVQPAAIGAVLFLGLVPTAVAYGSYFTGLRYAGPRAAIIAVLLEPLTATLLAALVQQEQLSGPQVLGALLILLSTTIRHNAAG, translated from the coding sequence GTGACCGCTGCGCCCACGTCCCGGAACGGCATCACGCTGCTCGTTCTGGCCGGGGTGCTGTGGGGAACCGGCGGTCTCGCCGGTTCGATCCTTGCCTCTTCCACCGGCCTGACCCCGGTCGCTGTGGCCGAGTACCGTCTGCTCACCGGCGGCGCGCTGATCACCGGGTACGCCCTGGTGACCAGGCGGCTCGCCGGAGCACCGCGGGGTCCCGAAGCCCTGTTCCGCATCGCCACCGTCGGTCTGCTGCTGGCCTGTTTCCAGGCTGCGTACTTCGCGGCGGTCGCTGCCACCTCGGTCGGCCTGGCTACGCTCACCACGATGGTCGCGGTACCGATCCTGATCACCGCTGGGACGGCGTTGCTCGACCGGCGCCGTCCCGCCCGCCGGGCCGTCATCTCCCTGGTCGTCGCACTCGCGGGTCTGGTGCTGCTGATCGGTACGCCGACCGCGGGCGCACATCGGTTGGCCGGCACCGGTCTCGCGCTACTGGCCGCAGCAGGCTTCGCCGCGCTGTCGCTGGATCGCCGCGAGGCGTTACCCGGCCTGGACCGCATCAGCACGATCGGTCTGGGCTTTCTCGCCGGCGGTCTCCTGCTGCTGCCCGTCGCGTTGACCGTCGGCATGAGCATCCCAGTCCAGCCGGCGGCGATCGGTGCCGTGCTGTTCCTCGGCCTGGTTCCGACGGCGGTTGCCTACGGCAGCTACTTCACCGGCCTGCGCTACGCGGGTCCACGAGCTGCAATCATCGCTGTCCTCCTCGAACCGCTCACCGCAACCCTGCTTGCCGCACTCGTCCAGCAAGAGCAGCTAAGCGGTCCGCAGGTACTTGGCGCGCTCCTCATTCTGTTGTCGACCACGATCCGCCACAACGCCGCTGGCTGA
- a CDS encoding LysR family transcriptional regulator ArgP: MQIDSAQLDTFAAVIDEGSFDAAARRLRITPSAVSQRIKALESRLGQVLIQRGKPARSTAAGEALLRLARQVSLLEVEAIAAVKGQMEGLRLPVAVNADSLNGWFLPALLDVPRELVTAFDLRQEDQDHSAELLRDGTVLAAVTADPRPVQGCRVRPLGRMRYLSVATPEYAERWLAGRPLAEALADAPMLVFNTKDMLQHRLLRKVTRRRLDPPVHTIPAPGPFVRAIGLGLGWGMIEEEVVEPDLAAGRLVEVAPGNYVDVPLYWQYWKLDSPVLNALTDAVLRAAAAGLRS, encoded by the coding sequence ATGCAGATCGACTCGGCACAGCTCGACACCTTCGCCGCGGTAATCGACGAAGGCAGCTTCGACGCGGCGGCGCGCCGGCTACGGATCACGCCGTCGGCGGTGAGTCAGCGGATCAAGGCGCTGGAGAGCCGGCTCGGCCAGGTCTTGATCCAGCGCGGCAAACCGGCCCGGAGTACTGCGGCGGGCGAGGCGTTGCTGCGCCTCGCCCGTCAGGTCTCGCTGCTCGAGGTCGAGGCGATCGCCGCGGTCAAGGGCCAGATGGAAGGGCTGCGGCTGCCTGTCGCGGTCAACGCCGACTCGCTCAACGGGTGGTTCCTGCCCGCGTTGCTCGACGTACCGCGCGAGCTGGTGACAGCCTTCGACCTGCGCCAGGAGGACCAGGACCACTCGGCGGAACTGCTGCGGGACGGGACCGTGCTCGCGGCGGTGACCGCGGATCCGCGCCCGGTCCAAGGCTGCCGGGTCCGGCCACTGGGGAGGATGCGCTACCTGTCGGTCGCCACCCCGGAGTACGCCGAACGCTGGCTGGCGGGCCGTCCGCTCGCCGAGGCCCTCGCCGACGCGCCGATGCTGGTCTTCAACACCAAGGACATGCTCCAGCACCGCCTGCTGCGCAAGGTCACCCGGCGCCGGCTCGATCCGCCCGTGCACACGATCCCGGCCCCAGGGCCGTTCGTCCGGGCGATCGGGCTGGGGCTGGGATGGGGCATGATCGAGGAGGAGGTCGTCGAGCCCGACCTGGCCGCCGGGCGGCTGGTGGAAGTTGCTCCTGGCAATTATGTCGACGTGCCGCTGTACTGGCAGTACTGGAAACTCGACTCCCCGGTCCTGAATGCCCTCACCGACGCCGTACTGCGTGCCGCGGCCGCCGGCCTTCGCAGTTGA
- a CDS encoding LysE/ArgO family amino acid transporter: MILLAGFVTTLSMIVAIGAQNAFVLRQGLRREYVLPVVLVCALSDALLISGGIAGLGALLTSNPTALAIAKYGGALFLFGYAAVAARRAFRPSSLTVSDHAPAALRTVILTCLGFTYLNPHVYLDTVVLLGSLANQYGTDGRWLYGIGSVSASFVWFFSLGYFAGKLGPVFARPRAWQFLDGGIAVAMAGLATWMLTA; encoded by the coding sequence GTGATCCTTCTCGCCGGCTTTGTCACCACTTTGTCGATGATCGTCGCCATCGGCGCGCAGAACGCCTTCGTGCTGCGCCAGGGACTGCGTCGCGAGTACGTGCTGCCGGTGGTGCTGGTGTGCGCGCTCTCGGACGCGTTGCTGATCAGCGGCGGCATCGCAGGCCTCGGTGCGCTGCTGACCTCCAACCCCACAGCCCTCGCGATCGCCAAGTACGGCGGCGCGCTCTTCCTCTTCGGGTACGCCGCGGTGGCGGCCCGGCGGGCGTTCCGGCCGAGCAGCCTCACCGTGTCGGACCATGCCCCGGCTGCCCTGCGCACCGTCATCCTGACCTGCCTCGGTTTCACGTACCTCAACCCCCACGTGTACCTCGACACCGTGGTGCTGCTCGGTTCACTGGCCAACCAGTACGGCACGGACGGGCGATGGCTGTATGGGATCGGCTCGGTCAGCGCCAGCTTCGTCTGGTTCTTCTCGCTCGGCTACTTCGCCGGCAAGCTGGGCCCGGTCTTCGCCCGGCCGCGTGCGTGGCAGTTCCTGGACGGTGGCATTGCCGTGGCGATGGCCGGTCTCGCGACGTGGATGCTGACTGCCTGA
- a CDS encoding MBL fold metallo-hydrolase: MDADCLTDDPVRRDTVEVDVTVLCDAVAVFPEPIAEALPGWSPEQQAWTESEAPGNVAPDGGWLLHFHSYLVTSDRHAVLVDTGIGPAGGEAALWLGTTGRLPRLLESAGVGPAEIDTVVLTHVHLDHAGWNTDGDHPRFANAEYVVQQAELAHAQDSATYRNLIEPIAAAGQLRAVEGRTAVAGLTLLPTPGHTPGHQSVLTDRAVLAGDVLVHPAQARWPELVYVYERKPAVATTSRRDLLRLAAETGLPIAAAHPQTALSGQATGVAGTACAGGLLRL; the protein is encoded by the coding sequence GTGGATGCTGACTGCCTGACCGACGACCCGGTCCGCCGGGACACTGTCGAGGTGGACGTGACCGTGCTGTGCGACGCCGTGGCCGTGTTCCCGGAGCCGATCGCGGAGGCGCTACCGGGCTGGTCGCCGGAGCAGCAAGCCTGGACCGAGTCGGAAGCACCCGGCAACGTCGCACCGGATGGTGGCTGGCTGCTGCACTTCCACTCCTACCTGGTCACGTCCGACCGGCATGCCGTCCTCGTCGACACCGGCATCGGCCCGGCGGGCGGTGAGGCGGCATTGTGGCTCGGCACCACCGGTCGCCTCCCTCGACTGCTGGAGAGCGCCGGAGTCGGTCCGGCCGAGATCGACACGGTTGTCCTGACGCACGTCCACCTCGATCACGCGGGCTGGAACACCGATGGCGACCACCCACGGTTCGCCAACGCGGAGTACGTCGTACAGCAGGCCGAGCTCGCTCATGCGCAGGACAGTGCGACGTACCGGAACCTGATTGAGCCGATCGCCGCAGCAGGCCAGTTGCGGGCGGTGGAAGGCCGGACGGCGGTCGCCGGTCTCACGCTGCTGCCGACGCCTGGGCACACTCCGGGGCATCAGTCAGTGCTTACAGACAGGGCTGTACTCGCCGGAGATGTCCTGGTCCATCCAGCTCAGGCGCGCTGGCCGGAGCTGGTGTACGTCTACGAGCGGAAGCCCGCTGTCGCGACGACCTCGCGCCGTGACTTGCTGCGGCTTGCAGCCGAGACCGGGCTGCCGATCGCGGCCGCCCACCCGCAGACGGCCCTCAGCGGGCAAGCGACCGGTGTGGCCGGCACCGCTTGTGCGGGTGGGCTGCTCAGGCTGTGA
- a CDS encoding SDR family oxidoreductase — MSKPLEGKVALVAGGTRAAGRGTAVELGAAGATVYVTGRTTRTQRSEMDRPETIEQTAELVDRAGGRGIPVQVDHLERDQVRDLVARIDREQGALHILVNDIFGATTIEWDKTVWESSLDVGLRMFRLAVETHAITSHFALPLLIKQPGGLVIEMTDGTDEYNAVNYRVSFFYDLAKAAVNRMGFSLAHELGPHGATAVSLTPGWLRSEAMLDEFGVTEQNWRDATERIPHFAISESPAYVGRAVAALAADPDVARWNGQSLSSGQLAKVYGFTDVDGSRPDAWRYLVEVQDPDKPADTTGYR, encoded by the coding sequence ATGAGCAAGCCTTTGGAGGGCAAGGTCGCGCTGGTCGCGGGAGGGACCCGGGCGGCCGGTCGCGGCACCGCGGTCGAGCTGGGTGCGGCCGGAGCCACGGTCTACGTCACCGGCCGCACGACCCGCACCCAGCGGTCCGAGATGGACCGCCCGGAGACGATCGAGCAGACCGCGGAGCTCGTCGACCGCGCCGGTGGCCGCGGCATTCCGGTCCAGGTCGATCACCTGGAGCGGGACCAGGTCCGGGACCTGGTCGCCCGGATCGACCGCGAGCAGGGTGCGCTGCACATCCTGGTCAACGACATCTTCGGCGCGACCACGATCGAGTGGGACAAGACGGTCTGGGAGTCGTCCCTCGACGTCGGGCTGCGGATGTTCCGGCTGGCGGTCGAGACGCACGCGATCACCAGTCACTTCGCGCTGCCGCTGCTGATCAAGCAGCCGGGCGGGCTGGTGATCGAGATGACCGACGGCACCGACGAGTACAACGCGGTGAACTACCGGGTGTCGTTCTTCTACGACCTGGCCAAGGCCGCGGTGAACCGGATGGGCTTCTCGCTCGCGCACGAGCTCGGGCCGCACGGTGCCACCGCGGTCTCGTTGACGCCGGGCTGGTTGCGCTCGGAGGCCATGCTCGACGAGTTCGGCGTGACCGAGCAGAACTGGCGCGACGCGACCGAGCGGATTCCGCACTTCGCGATCTCGGAGTCGCCGGCGTACGTCGGTCGAGCAGTCGCGGCGCTCGCCGCCGACCCCGACGTTGCGCGGTGGAACGGCCAGTCGCTGTCCAGCGGCCAGCTGGCCAAGGTCTACGGCTTCACCGACGTCGACGGCAGCCGGCCGGACGCCTGGCGCTACCTGGTCGAGGTGCAGGACCCGGACAAGCCGGCGGACACCACCGGCTACCGCTGA
- a CDS encoding TetR/AcrR family transcriptional regulator, protein MNTAGKPGRPRTGEQRLSRAAILAAALRIVDDEGLEAMTMRRLAAALGVNPMSIYHHLPNKAAVFAGLAELVFAGLDDVRPRPGGPWQDEVKDAARAYRAALKAHPNLALQVLSDPSAVSDVVVVTVEPFYRALERGGLPPRAIFESVNTIVDFVHGFLLGELSVRAATFELAPDLVDRVQKLPDGKAPALTRVVNALGRDGLHYDFDGGFESALTLLVNGIESTAG, encoded by the coding sequence ATGAATACTGCTGGCAAGCCGGGCCGGCCGCGCACGGGTGAGCAGCGGCTCAGCCGTGCGGCGATCCTGGCGGCCGCGTTGCGCATCGTCGACGACGAGGGTCTGGAGGCGATGACGATGCGGCGGCTGGCCGCGGCGCTCGGGGTCAACCCGATGTCGATCTACCACCACCTGCCGAACAAGGCGGCGGTGTTCGCCGGTCTGGCCGAGCTCGTGTTCGCGGGGCTGGACGACGTCCGGCCGCGGCCCGGCGGACCCTGGCAGGACGAGGTGAAGGACGCTGCCCGGGCCTACCGGGCCGCGCTCAAGGCACACCCGAACCTCGCCTTACAGGTGCTGTCGGACCCCTCAGCGGTGTCGGACGTCGTGGTGGTGACGGTCGAGCCGTTCTACCGGGCGCTGGAACGCGGCGGGCTCCCGCCGCGGGCCATCTTCGAGTCGGTGAACACGATCGTCGACTTCGTGCACGGGTTCCTGCTCGGTGAGCTCTCCGTCCGGGCCGCGACGTTCGAGCTGGCGCCGGACCTGGTCGACCGGGTGCAGAAGCTGCCGGACGGAAAGGCGCCCGCGCTGACCCGGGTGGTGAACGCGCTGGGCCGGGACGGCCTGCACTACGACTTCGACGGCGGCTTCGAGTCGGCGCTGACCCTGCTGGTCAACGGCATCGAGTCGACCGCGGGCTGA
- a CDS encoding DMT family transporter — protein MATTARPAMTDRRQGLLAAAAAGVTVVLWASAFVAIRHVGHEFSAGALSLGRLVVGSLMLGAVVVSRPRRWPEKRDWKLLLVCGLLWFGVYNVALNAAEQRLDAGTTAMLINIGPLLIAVLAGLLLGEGFPRRLVIGSAVAFGGVLLIGVSSSDGTAETWSVILCVVAAIAYAVGVVAQKPLLGRLPALEVTWLACTIGAISCLPFAPALVRETAAARPATIWWVVFLGAFPTALAFTTWAYALARTSAGRMGATTYLVPPLAIVLGWLLLGETPATLAYAGGALCLLGVAISRLRSKNSGQPAVDSMPLTSRVSADSKPPSKS, from the coding sequence ATGGCGACCACGGCACGGCCCGCGATGACGGATCGACGGCAAGGGCTGCTGGCGGCCGCAGCCGCGGGAGTGACCGTGGTGCTGTGGGCCTCGGCGTTCGTCGCGATCCGGCACGTCGGTCACGAGTTCTCCGCCGGCGCCCTGTCGCTGGGGCGGCTGGTCGTGGGCAGCCTGATGCTGGGCGCCGTCGTCGTCAGCCGTCCCCGGCGATGGCCGGAGAAGCGGGACTGGAAGCTGCTGCTGGTCTGCGGATTGCTCTGGTTCGGTGTCTACAACGTCGCCCTGAACGCCGCAGAGCAGCGCCTGGACGCCGGCACCACCGCGATGCTGATCAACATCGGCCCACTGCTGATCGCCGTGCTCGCCGGGCTGCTGCTCGGCGAGGGTTTCCCGCGCCGGCTCGTGATCGGCAGCGCGGTGGCCTTCGGTGGTGTCCTGCTGATCGGCGTGTCCTCGTCCGACGGCACCGCCGAGACCTGGAGCGTCATCCTCTGCGTCGTCGCCGCCATCGCGTACGCCGTGGGCGTGGTCGCGCAGAAGCCGTTGCTGGGTCGCCTTCCGGCGCTGGAGGTGACCTGGCTGGCCTGCACGATCGGCGCGATCAGTTGCCTGCCGTTCGCGCCGGCTCTGGTGCGGGAGACCGCCGCCGCTCGGCCGGCGACGATCTGGTGGGTGGTGTTCCTCGGCGCGTTCCCGACCGCGCTGGCGTTCACCACCTGGGCCTACGCCCTCGCCCGAACGAGCGCCGGCCGGATGGGCGCCACGACGTACCTGGTTCCGCCGCTCGCCATCGTGCTCGGCTGGCTGCTGCTCGGCGAAACGCCGGCCACCCTGGCGTACGCCGGGGGCGCGCTCTGCCTGCTCGGCGTCGCGATCTCCCGGCTGCGGTCCAAGAATTCCGGTCAGCCCGCGGTCGACTCGATGCCGTTGACCAGCAGGGTCAGCGCCGACTCGAAGCCGCCGTCGAAGTCGTAG
- a CDS encoding MFS transporter — protein MQDLIPLYPLYQLLFADHGLSAAEISTLFIIWSATAFLLEIPSGALADVFSRRKLLMLGPALTGLGYAAWITVPSYAGFALGFVLWGAGSALISGTFEAFVYDELAARGATGTYARLLGTARSAALVMNLTATVLAAPLFQLGGYQLVGVLSVLSCLMQVAVALSLPEAARVASADETEEVAPGTGRTALGRYLLMLRSGLTEAATSRTVRKAVALVALLGGFLSFDEYFPLLAREVGASTGLVPLLIAGTVAAQAIGGALGGPAYRLPATVFAVGLAVTAGLIAWGSLSGTAGGFLPIAVGYGVMQLVIIVADARLQDAIEGPARATVTSVSGFFAEVFAVAVYAGFAVGSVWVGLPVLMAGLTVPVLLTALITRSALPPPKAAEPGEQGEPRAPGETAETEGAAG, from the coding sequence TTGCAGGACCTGATTCCGCTCTACCCGCTGTACCAGTTGCTGTTCGCGGACCACGGGCTCTCGGCCGCCGAGATCTCGACCCTGTTCATCATCTGGTCGGCAACCGCGTTCCTGCTGGAGATCCCGTCCGGGGCTCTGGCGGACGTGTTCTCCCGCCGCAAGCTGCTGATGCTCGGCCCGGCCCTGACCGGTCTTGGCTACGCGGCGTGGATCACCGTGCCGTCGTACGCCGGCTTCGCGCTCGGCTTCGTGCTGTGGGGCGCCGGATCCGCGCTGATTTCCGGCACCTTCGAAGCCTTCGTGTACGACGAGCTGGCGGCGCGTGGTGCCACCGGCACGTACGCGCGGCTGCTGGGCACGGCCCGATCGGCCGCGCTCGTGATGAACCTGACCGCGACCGTGCTCGCGGCGCCGTTGTTCCAGTTGGGCGGGTACCAGCTGGTCGGCGTTCTCAGCGTGCTCAGCTGCCTCATGCAGGTCGCTGTCGCACTGTCCCTCCCGGAGGCGGCGCGGGTCGCCTCCGCCGACGAAACCGAGGAGGTGGCGCCCGGGACCGGGCGAACCGCGCTCGGACGGTACCTGCTGATGCTGCGCTCGGGTCTGACCGAGGCAGCCACCAGCAGAACGGTCCGCAAGGCGGTCGCGCTGGTCGCTCTGCTGGGTGGATTCCTGTCGTTCGACGAGTACTTCCCCTTGCTGGCCAGGGAAGTGGGTGCGTCCACAGGTCTGGTGCCGCTGCTGATCGCCGGGACCGTCGCGGCCCAGGCGATCGGTGGAGCCCTGGGCGGACCGGCGTACCGGCTGCCGGCGACGGTGTTCGCCGTCGGCCTGGCGGTGACCGCTGGGCTGATCGCCTGGGGGTCGCTGAGCGGGACCGCCGGGGGATTTCTGCCGATCGCCGTCGGCTACGGCGTGATGCAGCTGGTCATCATCGTGGCCGATGCCCGGTTGCAGGACGCGATCGAAGGACCGGCCCGGGCGACCGTCACGTCGGTGTCCGGCTTCTTCGCGGAGGTGTTCGCGGTGGCCGTCTACGCCGGCTTCGCGGTCGGCTCCGTGTGGGTCGGACTGCCGGTGCTGATGGCCGGGCTGACCGTGCCGGTGCTGCTCACCGCGCTGATCACCCGATCCGCCCTGCCGCCTCCGAAGGCTGCCGAGCCGGGCGAACAGGGCGAGCCGCGCGCGCCGGGCGAGACGGCGGAGACGGAGGGAGCCGCTGGCTGA